One genomic segment of Thermogemmatispora onikobensis includes these proteins:
- a CDS encoding beta-class carbonic anhydrase: MSLIEELLAANERYASTFQKGELPLPPARRLAIVTCMDARIDPARILGLEEGDAHVIRNAGGRTAEALRSLIISQQLLGTTTILVIHHTDCGMLTFENADLQRRLQEQFGADASGIDFLPFKDLEQSVRDDIALLRSSPFLLKESEIIGFVYDVHSGRLLPVH; encoded by the coding sequence ATGTCACTTATTGAGGAGCTGCTGGCGGCCAACGAACGTTACGCCTCCACCTTTCAGAAGGGGGAGCTACCGCTGCCGCCAGCCAGGAGGTTAGCGATTGTCACCTGTATGGATGCGCGAATTGATCCGGCGCGTATCCTGGGATTAGAGGAAGGTGACGCTCACGTCATTCGCAACGCTGGGGGACGCACGGCGGAGGCCCTGCGCTCACTCATCATTTCTCAACAGTTATTGGGGACCACAACTATCCTGGTGATTCACCACACCGACTGTGGCATGCTCACCTTCGAGAACGCTGATCTGCAACGACGCCTGCAAGAGCAATTCGGCGCAGACGCCTCTGGGATTGACTTCTTACCATTTAAAGATCTGGAGCAGTCGGTGCGCGATGACATCGCCCTGCTCCGCTCTTCTCCTTTTCTTCTAAAAGAAAGCGAGATTATTGGATTCGTTTACGATGTGCATAGCGGGCGACTCTTGCCCGTGCACTAG
- a CDS encoding DUF6249 domain-containing protein, with protein MSSNVLAALLGWLLALIIFCGFIVLLRYLDHRERMALIARGLDLENLQRRNRSRRALRAGLITMMVGLALTFGLYPLGFMLPPTLTAAPFHLGPWLLPGLIPLGVGAALVVSYYLEQDGQPPRDRGGPPPPLTPPLTTGPEEQPP; from the coding sequence ATGTCATCGAACGTCCTGGCAGCCCTTTTGGGCTGGCTCCTGGCCCTGATAATCTTCTGTGGCTTTATCGTCCTGCTGCGCTATCTTGACCATCGAGAGCGCATGGCGCTGATTGCCCGCGGCCTGGATCTGGAGAACCTGCAGAGGCGCAATCGCAGCCGGCGAGCCTTACGGGCGGGACTCATCACCATGATGGTTGGGTTGGCCTTGACTTTTGGTCTCTATCCCCTGGGCTTCATGCTCCCTCCGACTCTGACTGCTGCCCCCTTTCACCTCGGTCCCTGGCTGCTACCGGGCCTGATCCCTCTGGGAGTGGGCGCAGCCCTGGTAGTCAGCTACTATCTCGAACAAGATGGGCAGCCACCCCGTGATCGCGGCGGACCACCCCCACCTCTCACGCCACCACTCACAACCGGCCCGGAGGAGCAGCCTCCCTGA
- a CDS encoding RNA polymerase sigma factor codes for MNEDLLHSARSLNLPLSSAARARLEQDDAQLVKASQRGDREAFALLVQRYQRRIFNMILRMLQDYEEACEITQEAFLAAWQGLPTFRGEARFPTWLYRIAYNCCLRQLEQRRRDKALQNAMQEQQLLDEAGDQRRQAESTLEARDRLALVREQLEALPTKYRIVLVLRHLQEMTYEEMAEILMMPIGTIKTHLFRARNLLKERLQALQAQRQADSQKAEVTNALQ; via the coding sequence ATGAACGAGGATCTGCTGCATTCCGCTCGCAGCCTGAATCTTCCCCTCTCCAGCGCTGCCCGCGCTCGCCTGGAGCAGGACGACGCTCAGCTCGTGAAAGCCAGCCAGCGTGGAGACCGCGAGGCTTTCGCTCTGCTCGTCCAACGCTACCAGCGACGCATCTTTAATATGATTCTGCGCATGCTGCAGGACTACGAGGAGGCTTGCGAGATCACACAGGAGGCCTTCCTGGCCGCCTGGCAGGGCCTGCCTACCTTCCGCGGCGAGGCCCGTTTCCCTACCTGGCTCTATCGCATCGCCTACAATTGTTGCCTGCGCCAGCTCGAACAGCGCAGACGCGATAAGGCCCTCCAGAACGCTATGCAGGAACAGCAGCTCCTGGATGAAGCCGGTGACCAGAGACGTCAGGCCGAGTCTACTCTCGAAGCCCGTGATCGCCTGGCTCTCGTTCGTGAACAACTGGAGGCGTTACCTACAAAGTACCGCATTGTTCTGGTGCTGCGACACCTGCAGGAAATGACCTATGAGGAGATGGCGGAGATTTTGATGATGCCGATCGGTACGATTAAAACTCATCTCTTCCGAGCCCGTAATCTGCTCAAGGAGCGCCTACAGGCTCTACAAGCCCAGCGCCAGGCGGATTCACAGAAAGCGGAGGTGACGAATGCGCTGCAGTGA
- a CDS encoding anti-sigma factor family protein, whose protein sequence is MRCSEAASQLQLYLDGRLPGERLPALESHLARCSHCRAELELLEEVVHHLESFQLVPEPEDLSQRIMERVALTPQQQPASIFAQLRPSPGELLAAALLATIASLGSLLTQPAVLRLLPLEGSPLIGLLASFTHLLQSMDATTLMLVCWVMGTFIGICITLLVAGEELRSRWLRAVWERLPVLH, encoded by the coding sequence ATGCGCTGCAGTGAGGCTGCCTCTCAGCTTCAGCTCTATCTCGATGGGCGTTTGCCTGGCGAGCGCCTGCCGGCTCTGGAGAGCCATCTGGCGCGTTGCTCACACTGCCGCGCTGAGCTGGAGCTGCTTGAGGAGGTTGTGCACCATCTGGAGAGTTTTCAGCTGGTTCCTGAGCCAGAGGATCTCTCTCAGCGGATTATGGAGCGCGTTGCTCTGACCCCGCAGCAACAGCCTGCCTCGATCTTTGCCCAGCTGCGCCCTTCTCCCGGCGAGCTGCTGGCCGCCGCATTGTTGGCAACAATCGCTTCCCTGGGTAGCCTGCTGACTCAGCCAGCTGTTCTTCGTTTGCTCCCGCTGGAGGGTAGCCCGCTGATCGGTCTCCTGGCCTCCTTCACCCATCTACTGCAATCGATGGATGCGACGACACTGATGCTGGTCTGCTGGGTAATGGGCACGTTCATCGGCATCTGCATCACGCTGCTGGTAGCTGGAGAGGAGCTGCGTTCACGCTGGCTGCGCGCCGTTTGGGAACGCCTGCCTGTCCTGCACTGA
- a CDS encoding DNA polymerase III subunit alpha — MAPDFAHLHVHTEYSLLDGLSRINALVKRTKELGMKHLAITDHGVMYGAIEFYKACKNEGIHPVIGVEAYLTEDLHDRTKRYKEDYNHLLLLAKNYTGYRNLMKLTTIANTEGVHLNKPRIDRRCLEQYGEGLIATSSCLGGEIPQLLIHDKIDEARKVIRWYQDVFGPENFYFEIQEHSGYPEQEIVNKRLYELHRELGVPLIATNDLHYVNAEDAHTHEVLLCVQTQSQLSDPRRFKFESHEFYLRSPEEMLQLFPDLPEALLNTVRLAESCEVDPLAYKASLPAYAIPPEFPSQEAYLYHLCLQGVKERFGEMTERIKQQLDYEFNLIVQKGFVPYFLIEWDFVNYARQHGIRCSARGSAAGSLLAYVLGITNVDPLRYQLLFERFLNPERSDMPDIDMDFPDDRRAEVIDYVARKYGQECVAQMVTFMTMAAKNSVRDVARVMGQQELGDRIARLIPAGPKVTLRSAVDGVRELHALYDQSPTAHELLDQAMALEGSVRGTGVHAAGVIIANEPLEHFVPLQAINPKDPSQGWKTQYEQVHLEELGLIKFDFLGLSNLTILDNTLKFIKQSRGEEVILEQLPLDPLPEIDERSRELNEKRARAFALLAEGETTGIFQLEGAKMREYIKQLKPTCIEDITAMVALYRPGPMDSIPDFIAAKHGRKQVSYLDPRLKEWLEESYGVIVYQDQVLQIAVNLAGFSWGKVNKFRKALSKKKMDEVESYKGDFVEGCLKNGMKREVAEQLFELILPFGGYGFNKAHAASYAVVAYYTAYLKANYPAEFMAATMTTEAADAKKIANAVAECKRLGVPVWGPDVNASQKGFTVENGGVRFGLLAIKGIGEGPIEEILKARAEGGPFRDLADFCIRVDPRTVTRAVIETLIKAGAMDSLGDGKRHQLLDGVERAMQIGKSERAAREKGLVSLFGESLSLEQSFAFRLNPETPEIPRKQLLNWEKELLGAYISRHPLAYISDLLSKRTTHTTSQLSEELENQEVTLGGTILEARRITTKKGETMCVAKLEDLTGTVEVTVFPRVYERTADRWVEEAVVLMRGKVQLRRDEPTLICDEIEPLQAAEEELNRRRHQVCLRFRTGGESERAVSDDLIKLQDLYRYIQERPGRDRYELIIENGHWRVRLRPRDNTMHYSPELHAKLEELLGREAITVQALDA; from the coding sequence ATGGCTCCCGACTTTGCCCATCTGCACGTCCATACGGAGTACTCCCTACTCGATGGCCTCAGCCGCATCAACGCCCTGGTCAAGCGCACAAAAGAGCTAGGCATGAAGCATCTGGCCATTACCGACCACGGCGTCATGTATGGGGCCATCGAGTTCTATAAAGCCTGCAAAAACGAAGGTATTCACCCTGTTATCGGTGTCGAAGCCTATTTGACTGAAGATCTTCATGATCGCACCAAGCGCTATAAAGAAGATTATAACCATTTATTGCTCCTGGCGAAGAATTATACGGGCTACCGCAACTTAATGAAGCTGACCACCATTGCCAACACCGAAGGGGTGCATCTCAACAAACCGCGCATCGACCGTCGCTGTCTGGAGCAATACGGTGAGGGTCTGATCGCCACCTCCTCCTGTCTGGGGGGCGAGATCCCGCAGCTTCTCATCCATGACAAGATTGACGAGGCGCGCAAAGTCATTCGCTGGTATCAAGATGTCTTTGGTCCAGAGAACTTTTATTTCGAAATCCAGGAGCACTCTGGCTATCCCGAGCAAGAGATCGTCAATAAGCGCCTCTACGAGCTTCATCGCGAGCTAGGCGTACCTCTGATTGCCACCAACGACCTGCACTATGTCAATGCCGAGGATGCTCACACCCATGAGGTGCTTCTCTGCGTCCAGACTCAGAGCCAGCTGAGCGATCCGCGGCGCTTCAAATTCGAGAGCCACGAATTCTACTTACGCAGTCCCGAGGAGATGCTGCAGCTCTTTCCTGATCTGCCGGAAGCGCTGCTGAACACGGTGCGTCTTGCCGAATCCTGCGAGGTTGATCCTCTGGCGTACAAAGCCTCGCTGCCGGCCTATGCCATTCCCCCCGAATTCCCCTCTCAGGAAGCCTATCTCTATCATCTCTGTCTGCAAGGTGTCAAGGAGCGCTTCGGCGAGATGACCGAGCGCATCAAGCAGCAGCTTGACTACGAGTTCAACCTGATTGTCCAGAAAGGCTTTGTTCCTTATTTCCTCATCGAGTGGGACTTCGTGAACTACGCGCGCCAGCACGGCATCCGTTGCTCGGCGCGTGGCTCGGCGGCGGGCAGCCTGCTGGCCTACGTGCTCGGCATCACGAACGTAGATCCACTGCGCTACCAGTTGCTCTTTGAGCGCTTCCTCAATCCCGAGCGCTCGGACATGCCTGATATCGATATGGACTTTCCCGATGACCGGCGTGCTGAGGTCATCGACTACGTAGCGCGCAAGTACGGGCAGGAGTGTGTCGCTCAGATGGTCACCTTCATGACGATGGCCGCCAAAAACTCGGTGCGCGACGTTGCGCGTGTCATGGGGCAGCAGGAGTTAGGTGATCGCATTGCCCGTCTGATCCCGGCAGGTCCCAAGGTCACACTGCGCAGCGCTGTTGACGGCGTCCGTGAGCTGCACGCCCTCTATGACCAGAGTCCCACGGCACATGAGCTGCTCGATCAGGCGATGGCCCTTGAAGGGTCGGTTCGCGGCACCGGTGTCCACGCTGCTGGCGTCATCATTGCCAACGAGCCGCTGGAGCACTTCGTGCCCTTGCAGGCCATTAACCCGAAAGATCCCTCGCAGGGTTGGAAGACTCAGTACGAGCAGGTTCACCTGGAAGAGCTGGGCCTGATCAAATTCGACTTCCTGGGCCTCTCCAACCTGACCATTCTGGACAACACCCTCAAGTTCATCAAGCAGTCGCGCGGTGAGGAGGTGATCCTGGAGCAGCTGCCGCTTGATCCTCTGCCCGAGATCGACGAGCGCAGTCGTGAGCTGAACGAGAAGCGCGCCCGCGCCTTCGCCCTACTGGCTGAAGGAGAGACCACAGGCATCTTCCAGCTTGAGGGTGCCAAGATGCGCGAGTACATCAAGCAGCTCAAGCCGACCTGCATCGAAGACATCACCGCCATGGTGGCCCTCTATCGTCCCGGGCCGATGGATAGCATTCCCGACTTCATCGCCGCCAAGCATGGCAGGAAGCAGGTCAGCTACCTTGATCCACGCCTCAAAGAGTGGCTAGAAGAGTCCTATGGAGTCATCGTCTATCAGGACCAGGTGCTGCAGATTGCCGTCAACCTGGCTGGTTTCTCGTGGGGCAAGGTCAACAAGTTCCGCAAGGCTCTCAGCAAGAAGAAGATGGACGAAGTCGAGAGCTACAAGGGCGACTTCGTGGAGGGCTGTCTCAAAAACGGCATGAAGCGTGAAGTAGCCGAACAGCTCTTTGAGCTGATCCTGCCCTTTGGGGGCTACGGCTTCAACAAAGCGCACGCCGCCAGCTACGCAGTTGTGGCGTACTATACCGCCTACCTCAAGGCCAACTACCCCGCAGAATTCATGGCAGCCACCATGACCACGGAGGCGGCAGATGCCAAGAAAATCGCCAACGCCGTAGCCGAGTGCAAGCGCCTTGGCGTTCCCGTCTGGGGGCCGGACGTCAATGCCAGCCAAAAGGGCTTTACTGTCGAAAACGGCGGCGTCCGCTTTGGTCTATTGGCCATCAAAGGCATCGGCGAAGGCCCTATCGAAGAGATCCTCAAAGCCCGGGCTGAGGGTGGTCCCTTCCGCGACCTGGCCGACTTCTGCATCCGCGTCGACCCACGCACAGTGACCCGGGCCGTGATCGAAACGCTCATCAAAGCCGGAGCGATGGATAGCCTGGGCGATGGCAAACGCCATCAGCTCCTCGATGGCGTCGAGCGGGCCATGCAGATCGGCAAGAGCGAGCGCGCTGCCCGTGAAAAAGGGCTGGTCAGCCTCTTCGGCGAAAGCCTGAGCCTGGAGCAAAGTTTCGCCTTTCGCCTCAATCCTGAAACACCCGAAATCCCACGCAAGCAGCTGCTCAACTGGGAAAAGGAGCTACTGGGCGCCTATATTTCCCGCCATCCCCTGGCCTACATCAGCGATTTGCTGAGCAAGCGCACCACCCATACCACCAGCCAGCTCAGCGAAGAACTGGAGAACCAGGAAGTGACGCTCGGCGGCACCATTCTAGAGGCGCGGCGCATTACCACCAAGAAAGGCGAGACCATGTGCGTGGCGAAGCTGGAGGACCTGACAGGAACGGTCGAAGTAACGGTCTTCCCGCGTGTCTACGAGCGTACCGCAGATCGCTGGGTTGAAGAGGCGGTAGTCCTCATGCGTGGCAAGGTGCAGCTGCGTCGCGATGAGCCAACGCTGATCTGCGACGAAATCGAGCCGCTGCAGGCCGCCGAGGAGGAGCTGAATCGCCGCCGTCATCAGGTCTGCCTGCGCTTCCGCACCGGCGGCGAGAGCGAGCGCGCTGTCTCCGACGACCTCATCAAGTTGCAGGACCTCTACCGCTACATTCAGGAACGGCCCGGGCGCGACCGCTATGAGCTGATCATCGAAAACGGCCATTGGCGGGTACGCCTGCGTCCACGCGATAACACGATGCATTATTCGCCAGAGCTGCATGCAAAACTTGAGGAACTGCTCGGGCGCGAGGCCATTACGGTCCAGGCGCTTGACGCCTGA
- a CDS encoding LacI family DNA-binding transcriptional regulator, giving the protein MSTRMTISDIARLAGVSKATVSRVLNHKPDVDPVTRERILRIMEEHNFVPSVTASGLAAGKGHLIGVLVPALTWPLIPDIMRGIAEVVEETSYELVLYSIKSSNHERDRSDVINRILANRLIAGLLAIFPGQSARYLPALQRQGLPVVLLDDQGLPPEQLPWITADNRAGAYAATRHLIELGHRRIAHIQGPLKYQVSRERFQGYCEALQDHDIPLEPSLILQGDFMPPGGRACACQFFAMPERSRPTAIFAASDLMAYGVMGAAEEFGLRIPEDVSLVGFDDISSSGHMRPPLTTVRQPLAEMGRCALELLLSLLETPDRPGVALLRASPLLAHFAGSSLPQSQSAMTTATLESAEPVRLRLATTLVVRATTAPPPCYARL; this is encoded by the coding sequence ATGAGCACGCGCATGACGATCAGCGATATCGCCCGCCTGGCTGGTGTCTCCAAGGCCACGGTCTCGCGGGTCCTCAACCACAAGCCGGACGTTGATCCGGTGACGCGCGAGCGCATCTTGCGCATTATGGAAGAACATAATTTTGTGCCGAGCGTGACCGCCTCGGGCCTGGCTGCCGGCAAGGGCCACCTGATCGGGGTTCTGGTGCCGGCCCTCACCTGGCCGCTGATCCCTGACATCATGCGAGGCATTGCCGAGGTTGTTGAAGAGACCAGCTATGAGCTGGTGCTCTATAGTATTAAGAGCAGCAACCACGAGCGCGACCGCAGCGACGTCATTAACCGCATTCTGGCGAATCGCCTGATCGCAGGATTGCTGGCGATTTTCCCGGGTCAGTCCGCACGCTACCTGCCTGCACTGCAGCGGCAGGGCCTGCCTGTGGTCTTGCTCGATGATCAGGGACTGCCGCCCGAGCAGCTTCCGTGGATCACAGCGGATAATCGCGCCGGTGCTTATGCGGCGACCCGTCATCTGATTGAGCTGGGCCATCGGCGCATCGCTCATATTCAAGGACCGCTCAAGTATCAGGTTTCGCGCGAGCGCTTCCAGGGCTATTGCGAGGCTCTCCAGGACCATGATATTCCGTTGGAACCGTCGCTGATCCTGCAGGGCGATTTTATGCCCCCTGGAGGCCGGGCCTGCGCCTGCCAGTTCTTCGCTATGCCGGAGCGGAGCCGCCCAACGGCCATCTTCGCCGCCAGCGATCTGATGGCTTATGGTGTCATGGGAGCCGCCGAGGAGTTTGGCCTACGCATCCCGGAAGATGTCTCGCTGGTTGGCTTCGATGATATCTCCTCGTCTGGCCATATGCGCCCACCTTTGACTACCGTGCGCCAGCCCCTGGCGGAGATGGGCCGCTGCGCGCTAGAGCTGCTGCTGTCGCTCTTAGAGACCCCTGACCGCCCTGGGGTTGCTCTGCTACGCGCTTCGCCGCTGTTGGCGCACTTTGCTGGCTCGTCGCTCCCGCAGTCGCAATCAGCAATGACCACCGCTACGCTGGAGAGCGCGGAGCCGGTGCGCCTCCGTCTGGCAACAACGCTGGTGGTGCGAGCGACAACGGCTCCCCCTCCTTGCTACGCCCGCTTGTAG
- a CDS encoding class I SAM-dependent methyltransferase, giving the protein MVASQNHILRDCGYVLDAENAAETARLMLRDRLVNEAMGGVLPEGVEGLRLESILDLACGPGGWVLETAQGYPWAKVTGIDISETLVQYARAQAQVQGLSNARFEVMDLLEPLPLPDDHFDLINARDLTGLLTPATWPRVLHEAWRICRPGGILRLTEFERPISNGAAFMQLQELTRRAFQRTGRSFPPPSHHLGILPRLAALLREAGCGQIQQRAYVLDFSAGSEAHEALSRGYEVELWLSRPFLLDAGVTTPAEFDALYRRAILEMLDEDFAGLCYILTAWGKKVCPDPDFSERGAASSWPD; this is encoded by the coding sequence ATGGTGGCTTCCCAGAACCACATCCTGAGAGACTGCGGCTACGTACTGGATGCGGAGAACGCAGCGGAGACGGCGCGTCTCATGTTGCGGGACAGGCTAGTCAACGAGGCGATGGGGGGAGTTCTGCCGGAAGGAGTCGAGGGCCTGCGATTAGAAAGCATCCTGGACCTGGCGTGTGGACCTGGGGGCTGGGTACTGGAGACGGCCCAGGGCTATCCGTGGGCGAAGGTCACGGGCATAGACATCAGTGAGACCCTCGTCCAATATGCGCGAGCCCAGGCGCAGGTGCAGGGACTAAGCAACGCGCGTTTTGAGGTTATGGATCTCTTGGAGCCATTGCCGTTGCCCGACGACCATTTTGACCTGATCAATGCCCGCGACCTGACGGGTCTCCTTACGCCTGCCACCTGGCCACGAGTCTTGCATGAAGCCTGGCGTATCTGCCGGCCTGGGGGCATCCTGCGGCTCACCGAATTTGAGCGACCAATCAGCAATGGCGCGGCCTTTATGCAGCTTCAGGAGCTGACCCGGCGGGCCTTTCAGCGTACGGGGCGCAGTTTCCCGCCACCCAGCCATCATCTCGGCATCCTGCCGCGGCTGGCCGCCCTCCTGCGCGAAGCGGGCTGTGGTCAGATCCAGCAGCGGGCCTATGTTCTGGACTTCTCTGCTGGCAGCGAAGCCCATGAAGCCCTCTCGCGCGGCTACGAAGTCGAGCTATGGCTGAGCCGGCCCTTTCTCCTGGACGCGGGGGTCACCACGCCGGCTGAATTTGACGCCCTGTATCGCCGCGCCATTCTAGAAATGTTGGACGAAGACTTCGCCGGTCTCTGTTACATCCTGACCGCCTGGGGCAAGAAGGTCTGCCCTGATCCTGACTTTAGCGAGAGAGGGGCAGCATCATCCTGGCCCGATTGA
- the purL gene encoding phosphoribosylformylglycinamidine synthase subunit PurL, whose amino-acid sequence MGRSTVTDYHIEVRATSPQYDIPAQQLARELSYLSRARLPALVALSESHPPLFLRTAQLYSLSGACSPEEMLRLARELLADPVTQTFSLLPSAARSSSGATGHIIDVFFLPGVTDTLAESVLLAASLLGIAGLERVSTGRRYFLDERLSRQEVRAIAEALLYNPVIQFYRLLPAEGERATGSPGRSASRVSLTDPAPSPSSSPHVARLALSEMNVEELSNLSRQRMLALTTEEMQAIQEYFRRQGREPTDVELETLAQTWSEHCSHKTFKATVAYRELTPAGEVALEETIPGLLRSFIMRATSELARPWVVSAFSDNAGLVQFTDGYDLAFKVETHNHPSAIEPFGGANTGVGGVIRDVLGVSARPIACTDVLCFGPPDTPVEALPPGVLAPRRVASGVVNGVRDYGNKMGIPTVNGAVLYHREYLCNPLVFCGCLGLLPHGSHPRRVEPGDLVVVLGGRTGRDGIHGATFSSGEMSSETQAVAGSAVQIGAPITEKKVADVVLQARERRLYHAITDCGAGGFSSAIGEMGAETGVRVDLAQAPLKYQGLAPWEIWLSEAQERMVLAVPPACLDELLALCALEEVEATVLGEFTADGRLTVTWGEEVVADLEMAFLHEGRPQRALEAVWQQRPLTVGSATASPEALPDAADALLTLLRHPTIGSKEGVVRRYDHEVQGATVRKPLVGRAGNGPGDGAVLQPLLEDLTLPRAAVVLTNGLNPLYGKIDPYHMALNAVDEALRNLTALGGDIERTALLDNFCWGNPADPEQLGMLVRAVRGCYDAALGFGTPFISGKDSLNNEYRFGERRLPVIPTLLISALGVIEDAAHTVDMALKAAGNLLYVVGLTRNELAASHYAEMVGAELLPTTALPQVELEQARRTMKALGEAIRHGLVQSCHDLSEGGLAVAAAEMALAGLLGVSLDLARQPTAGLEGMAEGFRPTVLLFSESPSRFLVEVAPGQREAFESHMRARGVAPLAALGHVTASGRFVIKQGTATLIDLSIAELQAAWKGELP is encoded by the coding sequence GTGGGTAGAAGCACTGTGACTGACTACCATATTGAGGTACGGGCAACCTCGCCGCAGTATGACATTCCCGCCCAACAGCTCGCCCGCGAGCTGTCCTATCTTTCGCGCGCCAGGCTGCCCGCGCTGGTTGCTCTCTCCGAGAGCCATCCCCCCCTTTTTCTCCGCACTGCTCAGCTTTATTCTCTTAGTGGAGCCTGCTCGCCTGAAGAGATGCTACGCCTCGCCCGCGAGCTGCTGGCCGATCCTGTCACTCAGACCTTCTCTTTGCTGCCTTCTGCTGCGCGCTCTTCCTCTGGTGCTACTGGCCATATCATAGACGTATTTTTTCTTCCAGGTGTCACTGATACCCTGGCGGAGAGCGTCTTACTTGCCGCCTCATTGCTGGGAATCGCCGGCCTGGAACGAGTTTCGACGGGCCGGCGTTATTTTCTGGATGAGCGCCTGAGTCGGCAGGAGGTACGTGCTATTGCTGAGGCCTTGCTCTATAACCCGGTCATTCAGTTCTACCGCTTGCTGCCGGCAGAAGGCGAGCGAGCAACCGGCAGCCCTGGACGCTCAGCTTCTCGCGTTTCGTTGACTGATCCTGCTCCTTCTCCTTCCTCTTCCCCCCATGTCGCTCGCCTGGCCCTCTCTGAAATGAACGTTGAAGAGCTGAGCAATTTAAGTAGACAGAGAATGTTGGCGCTGACGACCGAGGAGATGCAGGCGATTCAGGAGTATTTCCGCCGGCAAGGGCGCGAGCCGACCGATGTGGAGCTGGAGACGCTGGCTCAGACCTGGTCAGAGCATTGTTCTCATAAGACGTTTAAGGCCACGGTGGCTTACCGCGAGCTGACACCCGCCGGGGAGGTCGCGCTGGAGGAGACGATCCCCGGCCTGCTGCGCTCTTTCATTATGCGGGCAACGAGTGAGCTGGCTCGTCCCTGGGTGGTCTCGGCTTTCAGTGATAATGCCGGGCTGGTGCAGTTTACGGATGGGTACGATCTGGCTTTTAAGGTGGAGACGCATAATCATCCGTCAGCGATTGAACCGTTTGGCGGGGCCAATACGGGGGTCGGCGGGGTGATCCGCGATGTGCTGGGAGTTTCGGCCCGCCCTATTGCCTGTACCGATGTGCTCTGCTTTGGGCCGCCCGATACGCCGGTGGAAGCGCTGCCTCCGGGCGTGTTGGCGCCGCGGCGCGTGGCTTCGGGCGTGGTGAACGGGGTGCGCGACTACGGCAATAAGATGGGCATTCCGACGGTCAATGGGGCTGTGCTCTACCACCGCGAGTATCTGTGCAATCCGCTGGTCTTCTGTGGCTGTCTCGGCCTGCTGCCTCACGGGAGTCATCCCCGGCGCGTGGAGCCGGGCGATCTGGTGGTGGTCCTCGGTGGTCGTACAGGGCGCGATGGAATCCACGGGGCGACGTTCTCGTCCGGCGAGATGAGTAGCGAGACGCAGGCAGTGGCCGGCAGCGCGGTGCAGATCGGGGCGCCGATTACGGAGAAGAAGGTGGCCGATGTGGTTCTGCAGGCCCGTGAGCGCCGTCTCTATCATGCTATCACCGATTGTGGTGCGGGCGGCTTCTCGTCAGCGATCGGTGAGATGGGGGCTGAGACGGGGGTGCGAGTGGACCTGGCGCAGGCGCCGCTGAAGTATCAGGGGCTGGCCCCCTGGGAGATCTGGCTCTCGGAGGCGCAGGAGCGCATGGTGCTGGCTGTGCCGCCGGCCTGCCTCGATGAGCTGCTGGCGTTGTGCGCGCTGGAGGAGGTGGAGGCCACAGTCCTGGGCGAGTTTACTGCCGATGGACGGCTGACGGTAACCTGGGGAGAGGAGGTGGTGGCCGACCTGGAGATGGCTTTCTTGCACGAGGGCCGTCCTCAGCGCGCTCTGGAAGCTGTTTGGCAACAGCGCCCGCTGACAGTCGGATCGGCGACAGCCTCTCCGGAGGCTTTGCCCGATGCGGCTGATGCTCTGTTGACGCTGCTGCGCCACCCGACGATTGGCTCGAAAGAGGGAGTTGTGCGGCGCTACGACCATGAGGTGCAGGGAGCCACCGTGCGCAAGCCACTGGTGGGACGCGCCGGCAATGGTCCCGGCGATGGGGCGGTCTTGCAGCCACTGCTGGAGGATCTGACGTTGCCGCGCGCCGCGGTGGTGCTGACGAATGGTCTTAATCCGCTCTACGGCAAGATCGATCCTTATCACATGGCCCTCAATGCGGTGGATGAGGCACTGCGCAATCTGACGGCCCTGGGCGGCGACATTGAGCGGACGGCCCTGCTGGATAATTTTTGCTGGGGCAATCCTGCCGATCCTGAGCAGCTGGGGATGCTGGTGCGGGCGGTGCGTGGCTGCTATGACGCCGCTTTGGGCTTTGGTACGCCTTTCATTTCGGGCAAGGATAGCCTGAATAACGAGTATCGCTTTGGCGAGCGCCGTCTGCCGGTGATTCCAACGCTGCTGATCTCGGCGTTGGGGGTGATTGAAGACGCTGCCCACACGGTCGATATGGCACTGAAGGCAGCGGGTAATCTGCTTTATGTGGTGGGCCTGACGCGCAACGAGTTGGCGGCTTCCCATTATGCCGAGATGGTGGGTGCGGAGCTGTTGCCGACAACGGCCCTGCCGCAGGTGGAGCTTGAGCAGGCGCGAAGGACGATGAAGGCACTTGGGGAGGCGATTCGCCACGGCCTGGTGCAGTCCTGCCATGATCTTTCGGAAGGGGGACTGGCTGTAGCGGCGGCGGAGATGGCCCTGGCTGGCTTGCTCGGCGTGAGCCTCGATCTGGCGCGTCAGCCGACGGCTGGCCTGGAGGGAATGGCTGAGGGCTTTCGCCCCACGGTTCTGCTCTTCAGTGAAAGCCCGTCGCGCTTCCTGGTTGAGGTGGCCCCCGGCCAGCGCGAGGCTTTTGAGTCCCATATGCGCGCTCGTGGGGTGGCGCCCCTGGCGGCGCTTGGCCATGTGACGGCCAGTGGGCGCTTTGTGATCAAGCAGGGGACGGCGACGCTGATCGACCTTTCGATTGCTGAGCTGCAGGCCGCCTGGAAGGGGGAGCTGCCATGA